Within the Flavobacteriales bacterium genome, the region TACTGATATGGATGCTCCCGCAGCGGTATACAAGTTGATTACAGTAAATCCAGTTCCAACAGCTAATTTTTCTGGGCCAGATGTCTGCGAAGGTTCTGCTACCGTTCTTCAAGATCAATCAACAATTGCTTCTGGATCTGTTGTCAGCTGGGAATGGGACCTGAATAATGATGGACTATACGATGATGCTACTGGAACACTGGTTTCACACAACTTCGGCTCTGCTGGAAGCTATGTTGTTGGTCTGTTGGTCACATCAAATACCGGATGTCAATCAACCACTTCAGCCAACGTTACTGTTGACCCAATGCCAACGGTCGGATTCTCTGTTTCAGATGTTTGTTTAGGAGACTTGACTCAACTTTCAGGAATTAGCACAGTGAGCTCAGGACAGATTTCCAGCTATGCTTGGGAACTGAATGGAAACGGTTTTTATGATGATGCCACTGGGCAGAACATTTCCAACCAATTCATTACAGATGGAAACTACCAGATCGGACTTCAGGTAACATCAGACCAAGGTTGCGTGAACGATACATTCCAGTTGGTAACGATTGCTCCATTTCCCTACGTGAATTTCAGTTTCGACAATGCTTGTCAAAACACTGCTGTTCAGTTCACCAACCTTACTGGAAATGTGGTAGGCACGATTTCTTACAATTGGACATTTGGACTTGAAGGAAACTCTGTGCTTGAATCTCCTTCGTTCTCTTTTTCTGGAGCAGGTCCAGCGCAGGTTCAACTTATTGGTCTTACATCGTATGGTTGCGCAGATACGCTTGTACAGACCGTTACAGTTCATCCTACTCCAAGAGCCGATTTTTCTGCCACAGAGGTTTGCTTTGGCAATCCTACCAACTTCACCAATCTTACTGATCCTAAAGGGTCAACGATTGAAAGTTATTTCTGGGACTATTCGGATGGAAACACCGGTGCTGGACCAAATCCTTTCCACCAGTTTAACACCGCAGATAGCTTCAATGTAAGTTTGGTTGCTTACACTACAGATGGCTGTAGAGATACAATTGAGCATTACGTGCACGTTTGGGCACTTCCTACTCCTGAAATAACAGCCGATGGTCCAGTTTTCTTTTGCGAAGGCGAGAACGTTACACTTACAGTAAATCCTATAGGAACACCAACGCTTTGGAGCACAGGTGTAATCACCCAATCCATTACCGTAGATACAACAGGCGATTACAGTGTATTGATAACAGATGAGCATGGGTGTGTCGGCACTGGCTCCATCTTGGTTT harbors:
- a CDS encoding gliding motility-associated C-terminal domain-containing protein, with translation MRILFSILTLLAFNANATIVSVDYTTTTVCEGSQTTFANASVVSGGAQITNWNWDLDADGQFDDATGPSINFQFNTPGVYNVGLQIVTDMDAPAAVYKLITVNPVPTANFSGPDVCEGSATVLQDQSTIASGSVVSWEWDLNNDGLYDDATGTLVSHNFGSAGSYVVGLLVTSNTGCQSTTSANVTVDPMPTVGFSVSDVCLGDLTQLSGISTVSSGQISSYAWELNGNGFYDDATGQNISNQFITDGNYQIGLQVTSDQGCVNDTFQLVTIAPFPYVNFSFDNACQNTAVQFTNLTGNVVGTISYNWTFGLEGNSVLESPSFSFSGAGPAQVQLIGLTSYGCADTLVQTVTVHPTPRADFSATEVCFGNPTNFTNLTDPKGSTIESYFWDYSDGNTGAGPNPFHQFNTADSFNVSLVAYTTDGCRDTIEHYVHVWALPTPEITADGPVFFCEGENVTLTVNPIGTPTLWSTGVITQSITVDTTGDYSVLITDEHGCVGTGSILVYSWLLPELTISNDTTVSLGEEVPLWVAGANFYNWNPETYLDDATSATPISSPKETITYSVLGTDLNGCQSTIDVNIKVDVDYNLKPVNLFTPNGDGANERFYIGNIECYSDCVVKVYNRWGLEVYSSNAYQNDWKGTFNNDPLPDGTYYYVIECDGKEDRFDGAVTILH